One part of the Bacillus thermozeamaize genome encodes these proteins:
- a CDS encoding AMP-dependent synthetase, whose amino-acid sequence MPVSHNLLTVKAIFEKTLKLHGDKTALIHEGKTVSYRELLRASYRVAQAMVKRGVKPNTRVALIMSNCVEYVMSDMGLNFAGGTKVPLNDMLGEKEIAYILQDSGTEMAIIGSNFFEIVSRIKGQLPQLKHLVGVAPAAECPEGFLPWEAFQGAEPEMPVDVQVSPEDMAIIAYTGGTTGLPKGVVHSQQNVVLNLFSHIIEMGLQDDERILLMSPLPHSAGVVLQAGLLKGATHYIERSFNPQLVLDRIQEDRITFTFMVPTMIYRVMDQIQGRTYDFSSLRTILYGAAPITVERLKQGLEIFGPVFMQLYGQTEAPNFITRLSKEDHRTDEPYVHRLRSCGKPVLMSQVRIVNDEGQEVPRGEQGEIAVRTLYNMIGYYNKPEQTSETIFDGWLHTGDVGMMDEDGYVYLLDRKKDMIISGGMNVYSTEVENAIQKHPGVSQVAVIGLPHPDWGEAVTAIIVPKSDWIPSKEEITELCDKELSKYKRPKEIYFTESLPLTPYGKIDKKVLRKQYSENNG is encoded by the coding sequence GTGCCAGTGAGCCATAACTTGTTGACCGTCAAGGCGATCTTTGAAAAAACGTTGAAATTGCACGGCGATAAGACAGCGTTGATTCACGAGGGAAAAACGGTCAGTTATCGGGAATTGCTTCGGGCATCGTACCGAGTGGCGCAAGCGATGGTGAAGCGGGGGGTGAAGCCCAACACCCGCGTCGCGTTGATCATGTCCAATTGCGTTGAGTATGTGATGAGTGACATGGGTCTAAATTTCGCCGGCGGAACAAAGGTTCCGTTGAATGACATGCTGGGGGAAAAAGAGATTGCCTATATTCTCCAAGACTCTGGCACGGAGATGGCGATTATCGGAAGCAACTTTTTTGAGATTGTCTCGCGAATCAAAGGGCAACTGCCGCAATTGAAGCATCTTGTGGGCGTGGCCCCGGCGGCGGAGTGTCCGGAAGGTTTTCTGCCTTGGGAGGCGTTTCAAGGGGCCGAGCCGGAGATGCCTGTGGATGTCCAGGTGTCTCCGGAAGACATGGCCATCATTGCCTATACCGGTGGCACGACCGGGTTGCCCAAAGGAGTTGTTCATTCCCAACAAAATGTGGTTCTGAACCTCTTTTCCCACATCATCGAAATGGGGTTGCAAGACGACGAGCGGATTTTGTTGATGTCCCCGCTTCCCCACAGCGCCGGTGTCGTCCTGCAGGCTGGCCTGTTGAAAGGGGCGACCCACTATATCGAGCGATCCTTCAATCCTCAGTTGGTCCTGGATCGGATTCAGGAAGACCGGATAACGTTTACTTTTATGGTCCCGACCATGATTTACAGGGTGATGGATCAAATTCAAGGTCGTACGTACGATTTCAGTTCTTTGCGGACCATTTTGTACGGGGCTGCACCCATTACCGTGGAACGATTGAAACAGGGGCTGGAGATTTTTGGGCCGGTCTTTATGCAACTTTATGGCCAAACCGAGGCGCCAAATTTTATTACCCGGTTAAGCAAAGAGGATCACCGCACCGACGAACCGTATGTCCACCGATTGCGCAGTTGTGGCAAGCCGGTCTTGATGAGCCAGGTCCGGATCGTGAATGATGAGGGACAAGAAGTTCCACGGGGTGAACAGGGGGAGATTGCTGTACGGACGTTGTATAACATGATCGGTTACTACAACAAGCCGGAGCAGACGTCAGAGACCATTTTCGACGGGTGGCTGCACACCGGTGATGTGGGGATGATGGACGAAGATGGTTATGTCTATTTGTTGGATCGGAAAAAGGACATGATCATCAGCGGAGGGATGAATGTTTATTCGACGGAAGTGGAAAACGCCATTCAAAAGCATCCCGGCGTGAGCCAAGTGGCGGTGATTGGCTTGCCTCATCCGGACTGGGGCGAAGCGGTCACGGCCATCATCGTTCCCAAGTCTGACTGGATACCGTCAAAAGAAGAGATCACCGAGCTGTGTGACAAGGAATTGTCCAAGTATAAGCGGCCCAAGGAGATTTACTTTACGGAGTCCTTGCCTCTTACACCATACGGGAAGATCGACAAAAAAGTATTGCGCAAGCAGTATTCGGAAAACAACGGATGA